The following proteins come from a genomic window of Larimichthys crocea isolate SSNF chromosome XV, L_crocea_2.0, whole genome shotgun sequence:
- the phf8 gene encoding histone lysine demethylase PHF8 produces the protein MASVPVYCLCRLPYDVTRFMIECDICQDWFHGSCVGVEEDKAAEIDLYHCPNCQVTHGPSVMRKRRGGHKQTDTTAGTRDPSRPVKTGSPQFVRELRSRTFPNADEVLLKPSGAQLTVEFLEEHSFSVPVMVLRRDGLGMTLPPSSFGVSDVEHYIGADKEIDVIDVSRQCDLKMRLGDFAEYYNSPNRDKVLNVISLEFSETRLSNLVETPKIVRKLSWVENLWPEESVFERPNVQKYCLMGVKDSYTDFHIDFGGTSVWYHVLRGEKIFYLISPTPANLALFERWSSSSNQNELFFGDQVDMCYKCSVKQGNTLFIPTGWIHAVLTPVDCLAFGGNFLHSLNIDMQLRAYEIEKRLSTADLFRFPNFETVCWYVGKHLLDTFRGLRENRRHPATYLVHGAKALNNAFRGWTRKEALADHEVEIPETINTQTLVKDLAKEIRLVEDIFQQNIGRTGAQFPGSPLSKAPLTTSQNSGRPPGKKKAPKPKEVIGGLGPPGTKKKGQKALVKAEAGELDLIEIHTKHTLKKFQPGKAKNKNKLELPLEEFEGKLNKSKLKLVLTNGKIQGKKNGSKNGAGSAGSYKHLAMEGSSLSDLESEDELQIDETPPPRRKPAGPSKKKKLSGLPRKLPRAKPCSDPNRIREPGEVDFDIEEDYTTDEEALAAHGVKGGAGGILDLLKASKQVAGLDSATLSEEAPASPSTRDAIQGMLSMANPPSSSSSSSSSSPLSISGGLTEGLGKVKEKGGRAVWVTGGVKKTSSPEKKPVIQRPGKRPIKRPARHLSDEESPDEQETLGTCFKDSDYVYPSLESDEEDHANKAKMKRKKNWDDTPWSPKARVMPTLPKQERPAREGARVASVETGLAAAAAKLAQQEQQKPAKRKYTKKQRPPAPAVTSPPVQAEPAPPSPPPPPESAPDFSPDRRMDYYSASLLDHEYTAGPGPFGPGGPRGSGAMAPGVFLTSRRPSLSPQNSSSHSGTSPAGLASQGTTGVGQGKRPKKGLATAKQRLGKILKIHRNGKLLL, from the exons ATGGCATCGGTGCCAGTGTACTGCCTGTGTCGCCTGCCATACGATGTGACACGCTTCATGATCGAATGTGACATTTGTCAAGACTGGTTTCATGGAAG CTGTGTCGGAGTGGAGGAGGACAAAGCAGCAGAGATTGACCTGTATCACTGCCCCAATTGTCAGGTCACTCATGGGCCATCTGTCA tgcGCAAACGCCGTGGAGGACATAAGCAGACAGATACTACTGCTGGAACAAGAGATCCAAGTCGGCCTGTTAAGACCGGCAGCCCACAGTTTGTTAGAGAGTTACGCAGCCGCACCTTCCCAAA TGCGGATGAAGTCTTGCTAAAGCCGTCTGGGGCTCAGCTCACAGTCGAGTTTCTGGAAGAACATTCATTCAGTGTTCCTGTCATGGTGCTGAGGCGGGATGGTCTTGGAATGACCCTTCCTCCATCATCATTCGGCGTCAGTGATGTGGAGCACTACATTG GCGCAGACAAAGAGATTGATGTTATTGATGTGTCTCGTCAATGTGACCTGAAGATGCGGTTGGGAGACTTTGCTGAATACTATAACAGCccaaacagagacaaagtgCTCAATGTCATCAGCCTGGAGTTCTCTGAGACAAG GCTGTCAAACTTGGTGGAGACTCCAAAGATTGTGAGGAAACTGTCATGGGTGGAAAACCTTTGGCCTGAAGAGTCTGTGTTTGAGCGCCCCAACGTGCAGAAATACTGCCTAATGGGAGTGAAAGATAGCTACACAGACTTCCACATCGACTTTGGGGGCACCTCCGTATGGTACCATGTCCTAAgg GGTGAGAAAATCTTCTACCTAATTTCGCCAACCCCAGCCAACTTGGCACTTTTTGAACGGTGGAGTTCCTCGTCGAACCAGAATGAGTTGTTCTTTGGAGACCAGGTCGATATGTGTTACAAGTGTTCTGTCAAACAAGGAAACACCTTGTTCATACCAACAG GGTGGATTCATGCTGTGCTGACTCCAGTGGACTGTCTGGCCTTTGGAGGAAACTTCTTACATAGCCTCAACATTGACATGCAGCTGCG GGCATATGAAATCGAGAAGAGATTAAGCACAGCAGACCTGTTCAGATTTCCCAACTTTGAGACTGTGTGCTGGTATGTTGGGAAGCACCTTCTCGATACTTTCAGAG GTTTGAGAGAAAACCGCAGACACCCCGCCACTTACCTAGTTCACGGAGCAAAGGCACTGAATAATGCTTTCCGCGGCTGGACCCGTAAAGAG GCTTTAGCAGATCATGAAGTAGAAATTCCAGAAACCATCAATACACAGACATTAGTGAAGGACCTGGCCAAGGAGATTCGTCTGGTTGAG GACATCTTCCAGCAAAACATTGGCCGCACTGGAGCTCAGTTTCCTGGTTCGCCACTCTCTAAAGCTCCCCTGACCACCTCTCAGAATTCAGGACGCCCCCctggaaaaaagaaagcacCCAAGCCCAAGGAGGTGATAGGGGGTCTTGGGCCCCCAGGAACCAAAAAAAAGGGTCAGAAGGCGCTAGTAAAGGCAGAAGCAGGAGAACTTGATCTGATTGAGATTCACACCAAACATACGCTCAAGAAATTTCAACCTGGCAAGgccaaaaacaagaacaag ttGGAGTTGCCTTTAGAGGAGTTTGAGGGGAAGTTGAATAAAAGCAAACTAAAACTTGTGCTGACCAATGGGAAAATCCAAGG TAAGAAGAACGGCAGCAAGAATGGTGCAGGAAGTGCGGGGAGCTACAAACATCTAGCCATGGAGGGATCCAGTCTGTCTGACTTGGAGTCTGAGGATGAGCTGCAGATTGACGAGACCCCTCCTCCGCGACGTAAGCCTGCAGGACCaagcaagaaaaagaaactaaGTG GTCTTCCCAGGAAGTTGCCCAGAGCGAAACCCTGCTCTGATCCTAATCGCATCAGGGAACCAGGAGAAGTAGACTTTGACATTGAG GAGGATTATACCACAGATGAGGAGGCGCTAGCCGCCCACGGAGTGAAGGGTGGTGCAGGGGGCATCCTGGACTTATTGAAGGCCAGCAAGCAAGTGGCAGGCTTGGACTCTGCAACACTCAG TGAGGAAGCCCCAGCCTCTCCCAGTACCCGGGATGCCATTCAGGGTATGCTGTCCATGGCCAACCCCCCTTCCTcgtcctcatcttcctcctcttcgtctCCCTTATCTATATCTGGGGGCCTGACAGAGGGATTAGGGAAGGTCAAAGAAAAAGGTGGCAGAGCTGTATGGGTGACTGGAGGGGTCAAAAAGACATCAAGTCCTGAGAAAAAACCTGTCATCCAGCGGCCTGGAAAACGGCCAATTAAACGGCCAGCCCGTCACCTGAGTGACGAGGAGAGTCCAGATGAGCAAGAGACTCTGGGAACCTGTTTTAAAGATTCAGACTATG TTTACCCGTCCTTGGAGTCTGACGAGGAGGACCATGCTAACAAGGCTAAGATGAAGCGGAAGAAAAACTGGGATGACACACCATGGAGCCCAAAAG ccaGGGTGATGCCCACCCTTCCCAAACAGGAACGGCCAGCCAGAGAAGGGGCTAGAGTTGCATCTGTAGAAACAGGTcttgcagcagctgctgccaaGCTGGCACAACAA GAGCAGCAAAAGCCTGCGAAAAGGAAGTACACCAAAAAGCAACGTCCTCCCGCTCCTGCAGTCACTTCTCCCCCTGTTCAAGCTGAGCCAGCTCCAccctcaccaccacctcctccagaaTCTGCACCAGACTTCAGTCCAGACAGGAGGATGGATTACTACTCTGCTAGTCTGTTAGACCATGAATACACAGCAGGACCGGGACCTTTTGGCCCTGGAGGCCCAAGAGGCAGCGGAGCCATGGCCCCTGGTGTATTCCTCACTTCACGCCGACCTTCACTGTCTCCGCAGAACAGCAGCTCTCACTCTGGTACATCCCCTGCGGGTTTAGCCAGCCAAGGCACAACCGGAGTTGGTCAAG GGAAACGTCCAAAGAAAGGACTTGCAACTGCAAAACAGAGACTAGGAAA